A window of the Xenopus laevis strain J_2021 chromosome 9_10L, Xenopus_laevis_v10.1, whole genome shotgun sequence genome harbors these coding sequences:
- the crtap.L gene encoding cartilage-associated protein: MAQGPRCVVILVCLAVAPVKAQYERYSFRSYPRDELMPLESAYRYGLDQYTGEKWPESVNYLEISLRLYRLLRDSEAFCNLNCSSAQIQHSPTGPGDTIDAEGGRFGEFHELRVFGDVLVRAQCLKRCKQGLPAFRQSQPSRETLEEFQSREPYKFLQYAYFKTNNLPKAIAAAQTFLTLHPEDEMMKRNMAYYKSMPDSDTHIKDLESKAYESLFIRAVRAYNGENWRTSISDMELALPDFFKTFEECTAACDGSREINTFKDFYHSVADHYTEVLKCKLKCESYLTPVIGGYVVEKFVATMYHYLQYAYYKLNDVKNAAPCVASYLLFDQEDEVMKQNMVYYQYHRDKWGLNDDHFKPRPEAVKFYNVTTLQRKLYDFALEKLTDNDEGDVVEYLDELLAEQW, translated from the exons ATGGCCCAGGGCCCACGTTGTGTCGTTATCCTTGTGTGTCTGGCAGTTGCACCAGTGAAGGCTCAGTATGAACGATACAGCTTCCGGAGTTACCCACGGGATGAACTGATGCCGCTGGAGTCTGCCTACAGGTACGGCTTGGACCAGTACACGGGCGAGAAGTGGCCGGAGTCCGTTAATTATCTAGAGATCAGCCTGAGGTTGTACCGGCTGCTGCGAGACAGCGAGGCCTTCTGCAACCTCAACTGCTCCTCTGCCCAAATTCAGCACAGCCCCACGGGCCCGGGGGACACTATAGATGCCGAGGGAGGACGCTTTGGTGAATTCCATGAACTCAGGGTATTTGGAGACGTGCTCGTGAGGGCCCAGTGCCTGAAGAGATGTAAGCAAGGGCTGCCGGCCTTTAGACAGTCCCAGCCAAGCCGAGAGACCCTAGAGGAGTTCCAGAGCAGAGAGCCGTACAAGTTCCTACAGTACGCCTACTTCAAG ACAAACAACTTGCCCAAGGCAATTGCGGCTGCGCAAACATTCCTGACACTGCACCCAGAAGACGAGATGATGAAGAGAAACATGGCTTATTACAAGAGCATGCCTGATTCTGATACGCACATCAAGGATCTGGAGTCCAAGGCATACGAG AGTTTATTCATCAGAGCAGTGAGGGCCTACAACGGAGAGAACTGGAGAACATCCATTTCCGATATGGAACTTGCCCTACCGGACTTTTTCAAGACCTTTGAGGAATGCACTGCGGCCTGTGATGGGTCCCGGGAAATCAACACATTCAAAGACTTTTATCATTCCGTAGCAG ACCACTACACTGAAGTGCTGAAATGTAAACTCAAGTGTGAGAGTTACCTCACTCCTGTGATTGGAGGCTACGTCGTGGAGAAATTTGTGGCCACCATGTACCATTATCTGCAGTACGCCTATTATAAAT TAAATGACGTTAAAAATGCTGCCCCGTGTGTGGCAAGTTACCTGCTCTTTGACCAAGAAGACGAAGTGATGAAGCAGAACATGGTCTACTACCAGTATCACAGGGACAAATGGGGGCTCAATGATGACCACTTCAAGCCCCGACCG GAAGCAGTGAAGTTTTATAATGTTACCACCTTGCAGAGAAAACTCTATGACTTTGCCCTAGAGAAACTGACAGACAACGATGAG